The following are encoded in a window of Oncorhynchus mykiss isolate Arlee chromosome 11, USDA_OmykA_1.1, whole genome shotgun sequence genomic DNA:
- the LOC110536260 gene encoding prominin-2 isoform X1, whose product MWPRLSHGGWLWVFMSLLGAADCTYHCLSSSSDTQPFLSLTQTQTWRVESDGGCLKPLYNFAKLFLESVQPNPFPEDIISTALKTEQLDIPQLVRYEAGYIVCLLLAVLYLLVMPVAGGVLAWGHFHSRKVEVNNTQSSSLASLYDQDIGVAACSVLVTILLLTGVILAFTVNSRVSENMHPGLYHVETSARIIEDSLTSITQKIKVIMEQYSIPKAEISKEINDADDIIGATIISSFNTDVDEDLIDLSVSIEDAIGTFENLQLYQTTRTDLQANHTTLQNGIQGLQSRVESLGKCPTCDVPNPSNLTTVANYYLIPSVDDKLNDMPPASSLAGLIEQGNLTFHAIPQKCSEQVAPTIAALMSVLIESQEELLNTSHRFPSLESLIEAVSDCKTTVRRFADPVYYYDFVRWAVSLTLCMVMLVIVVLMVVALSLGLPVFFYPTIYSTYQDARLNHTAIGLYRAAVVASFVFSWLFILLVFIVLFFGGNAHTLGCRSWTHGQLFGFLDQQNNIFSSLNNISQSFNTSQRPNISQETNSETQQIQPSTSAIYHGCKSGQSLFHSMHMEQHFDLEDFLNASKYLDGFNETAQNMSVNLDGLKLLTDNGRQGLLSFKQCGIDSINYHEQLLLLSTPVVKTDLGVFANELDKKAEVPANGQIKEELKKEAETTRHLNTIVKLQQTNAAKMSQIVSALKTISTVYKANVDKTLESLTQTEVALHNQLPYIVGNVSQCIMEKGEQSLLRYLDWVRHAILYKVLDCHWLAVSLDNVYTAVCLNVVDPLNAFWLCLGWCCAFLVPGVIFSIYTARRLKPEPTFISKDTFILPEKKTENMKCHTEKAASNNYMSLEEVHEMSMVSE is encoded by the exons ATGTGGCCGAGGCTCTCTCATGGCGGTTGGCTGTGGGTGTTCATGTCCCtactgggtgctgcagactgcaCTTACCACTGCCTCAGCAGCAGCAGTGACACACAACCTTTCCTCTCCTTGACCCAAACTCAGACTTGGCGGGTGGAAAGCGATGGTGGTTGCCTGAAGCCCCTGTATAACTTTGCCAAGCTTTTCCTTGAGTCAGTACAGCCAAATCCTTTCCCGGAAG ATATCATCTCTACAGCTTTAAAGACTGAACAACTAGATATTCCACAG CTGGTTCGGTATGAGGCTGGATATATAGTGTGTTTGCTCTTGGCTGTACTTTACCTGCTCGTGATGCCAGTTGCCGGTGGAGTTCTTGCTTGGGGGCATTTCCATAGTAGGAAGGTAGAGGTGAACAACACTCAGTCATCATCATTAGCATCCCTCTACGATCAGGACATCGGTGTGGCAGCTTGTTCAGTTCTTGTCACCATTTTACTCCT GACAGGGGTGATCTTGGCTTTCACTGTGAACAGTCGAGTCAGTGAGAACATGCACCCAGGCCTATATCATGTAGAGACCAGCGCCAGGATCATTGAAGACTCTCTAACTTCAATTACACAG AAAATTAAGGTCATTATGGAACAGTACTCCATTCCCAAAGCAGAAATCTCAAaggaaattaatg ATGCTGACGACATCATTGGTGCAACAATCATCTCCTCTTTCAACACTGATGTCGACGAAGATCTCATAGACTTATCTGTCTCCATCGAAG ATGCTATTGGAACCTTTGAGAACCTGCAGCTGTATCAGACGACCAGGACAGACCTGCAGGCCAATCACACAACCCTGCAGAACGGCATCCAGGGACTACAGAGCCGAGTGGAGAGTCTGGGGAAATGCCCCACCTGTGACGTCCCCAACCCTAGCAACCTGACTACTGTTGCTAACTACTACCTG ATCCCCAGTGTGGATGACAAGTTGAATGATATGCCTCCTGCATCCAGCCTCGCAGGACTCATTGAACAG GGGAACCTAACCTTCCATGCCATTCCACAAAAGTGCTCAGAGCAAGTGGCTCCCACAATAGCAG CTCTCATGTCAGTGCTGATTGAATCCCAAGAAGAGTTGCTGAACACCAGCCATAGGTTCCCCTCGCTGGAGTCTCTCATTGAGGCTGTGTCTGACTGTAAAACCACTGTGAGACGCTTTGCAGACCCAGTATATTACTACGACTTTGTCAG GTGGGCAGTGTCATTGACACTCTGCATGGTGATGCTggtcatagtggttctgatggtgGTTGCTCTCTCTCTGGGACTGCCTGTGTTCTTCTACCCTACGATTTACTCCACATACCAAGATGCTCGACTGAACCACACAGCAATTGGCCTGTATAGAGC AGCTGTAGTAGCGAGCTTCGTGTTTTCCTGGCTTTTCATCCTCTTGGTCTTTATTGTGTTGTTTTTCGGGGGGAATGCCCACACCCTGGGCTGCCGGAGCTGGACCCATGGACAGCTCTTTGGG TTCTTAGACCAGCAGAATAATATTTTCAGCAGCCTAAACAACATCAGTCAAAGCTTCAACACCAGTCAAAGACCCAATATCAGTCAAGAGACCAACTCTGAGACCCAACAGATTCAGCCCAGCACCTCAGCAATATACCA TGGCTGTAAGAGTGGACAGTCATTGTTCCACAGCATGCACATGGAGCAGCACTTTGATCTGGAGGACTTCCTCAATGCCAGCAAG TACTTGGATGGATTCAATGAGACTGCTCAGAATATGTCAGTCAACCTGGATGGCTTGAAACTGCTAACTGACAATGGCAGACAGGGCCTACTGAGCTTTAAACAGTGTGGGATAGACAGCATCAACTACCATGAGCAATTACTACTG CTAAGCACACCAGTTGTGAAGACAGACCTTGGAGTATTTGCCAATGAACTGGATAAGAAGGCAGAAGTTCCT GCAAATGGTCAAATTAAGGAAGAATTGAAAAAAGAGGCAGAAACAACCAGACATCTGAACACCATCGTTAAGCTACAGCAGACAAATGCA GCAAAGATGAGCCAAATTGTGAGTGCCTTGAAGACTATCAGCACAGTCTACAAG GCTAATGTAGACAAAACACTGGAAAGTTTGACCCAGACAGAAGTGGCACTCCACAACCAGCTTCCTTACATTGTGGGAAAT GTGTCTCAGTGTATCATGGAGAAAGGAGAACAATCCCTGCTTCGGTACCTAGATTGGGTCCGTCATGCG ATCTTATATAAGGTCCTGGATTGCCATTGGCTTGCTGTGTCACTGGACAATGTGTATACAGCAGTCTGTCTCAATGTGGTTGATCCATTG AATGCATTCTGGCTGTGTCTGGGATGGTGTTGTGCATTCCTGGTCCCTGGAGTGATCTTCAGTATCTATACAGCCAGGCGATTGAAGCCAGAGCCCACCTTCATTAG TAAGGATACATTCATCTTGcctgagaagaagacagagaataTGAAATGCCATACAGAGAAAGCTGCATCCAACAACTACATGAGCTTAGAAGAAGTCCATGAGATGAGCATGGTTTCTGAATAA
- the LOC110536260 gene encoding prominin-2 isoform X2: MWPRLSHGGWLWVFMSLLGAADCTYHCLSSSSDTQPFLSLTQTQTWRVESDGGCLKPLYNFAKLFLESVQPNPFPEDIISTALKTEQLDIPQLVRYEAGYIVCLLLAVLYLLVMPVAGGVLAWGHFHSRKVEVNNTQSSSLASLYDQDIGVAACSVLVTILLLTGVILAFTVNSRVSENMHPGLYHVETSARIIEDSLTSITQKIKVIMEQYSIPKAEISKEINDADDIIGATIISSFNTDVDEDLIDLSVSIEDAIGTFENLQLYQTTRTDLQANHTTLQNGIQGLQSRVESLGKCPTCDVPNPSNLTTVANYYLIPSVDDKLNDMPPASSLAGLIEQGNLTFHAIPQKCSEQVAPTIAALMSVLIESQEELLNTSHRFPSLESLIEAVSDCKTTVRRFADPVYYYDFVRWAVSLTLCMVMLVIVVLMVVALSLGLPVFFYPTIYSTYQDARLNHTAIGLYRALQIQSCPLLTWTCFLLTFLDQQNNIFSSLNNISQSFNTSQRPNISQETNSETQQIQPSTSAIYHGCKSGQSLFHSMHMEQHFDLEDFLNASKYLDGFNETAQNMSVNLDGLKLLTDNGRQGLLSFKQCGIDSINYHEQLLLLSTPVVKTDLGVFANELDKKAEVPANGQIKEELKKEAETTRHLNTIVKLQQTNAAKMSQIVSALKTISTVYKANVDKTLESLTQTEVALHNQLPYIVGNVSQCIMEKGEQSLLRYLDWVRHAILYKVLDCHWLAVSLDNVYTAVCLNVVDPLNAFWLCLGWCCAFLVPGVIFSIYTARRLKPEPTFISKDTFILPEKKTENMKCHTEKAASNNYMSLEEVHEMSMVSE; this comes from the exons ATGTGGCCGAGGCTCTCTCATGGCGGTTGGCTGTGGGTGTTCATGTCCCtactgggtgctgcagactgcaCTTACCACTGCCTCAGCAGCAGCAGTGACACACAACCTTTCCTCTCCTTGACCCAAACTCAGACTTGGCGGGTGGAAAGCGATGGTGGTTGCCTGAAGCCCCTGTATAACTTTGCCAAGCTTTTCCTTGAGTCAGTACAGCCAAATCCTTTCCCGGAAG ATATCATCTCTACAGCTTTAAAGACTGAACAACTAGATATTCCACAG CTGGTTCGGTATGAGGCTGGATATATAGTGTGTTTGCTCTTGGCTGTACTTTACCTGCTCGTGATGCCAGTTGCCGGTGGAGTTCTTGCTTGGGGGCATTTCCATAGTAGGAAGGTAGAGGTGAACAACACTCAGTCATCATCATTAGCATCCCTCTACGATCAGGACATCGGTGTGGCAGCTTGTTCAGTTCTTGTCACCATTTTACTCCT GACAGGGGTGATCTTGGCTTTCACTGTGAACAGTCGAGTCAGTGAGAACATGCACCCAGGCCTATATCATGTAGAGACCAGCGCCAGGATCATTGAAGACTCTCTAACTTCAATTACACAG AAAATTAAGGTCATTATGGAACAGTACTCCATTCCCAAAGCAGAAATCTCAAaggaaattaatg ATGCTGACGACATCATTGGTGCAACAATCATCTCCTCTTTCAACACTGATGTCGACGAAGATCTCATAGACTTATCTGTCTCCATCGAAG ATGCTATTGGAACCTTTGAGAACCTGCAGCTGTATCAGACGACCAGGACAGACCTGCAGGCCAATCACACAACCCTGCAGAACGGCATCCAGGGACTACAGAGCCGAGTGGAGAGTCTGGGGAAATGCCCCACCTGTGACGTCCCCAACCCTAGCAACCTGACTACTGTTGCTAACTACTACCTG ATCCCCAGTGTGGATGACAAGTTGAATGATATGCCTCCTGCATCCAGCCTCGCAGGACTCATTGAACAG GGGAACCTAACCTTCCATGCCATTCCACAAAAGTGCTCAGAGCAAGTGGCTCCCACAATAGCAG CTCTCATGTCAGTGCTGATTGAATCCCAAGAAGAGTTGCTGAACACCAGCCATAGGTTCCCCTCGCTGGAGTCTCTCATTGAGGCTGTGTCTGACTGTAAAACCACTGTGAGACGCTTTGCAGACCCAGTATATTACTACGACTTTGTCAG GTGGGCAGTGTCATTGACACTCTGCATGGTGATGCTggtcatagtggttctgatggtgGTTGCTCTCTCTCTGGGACTGCCTGTGTTCTTCTACCCTACGATTTACTCCACATACCAAGATGCTCGACTGAACCACACAGCAATTGGCCTGTATAGAGC GTTACAGATCCAGTCCTGTCCTCTTCTGACATGGACCTGTTTTCTCCTGACG TTCTTAGACCAGCAGAATAATATTTTCAGCAGCCTAAACAACATCAGTCAAAGCTTCAACACCAGTCAAAGACCCAATATCAGTCAAGAGACCAACTCTGAGACCCAACAGATTCAGCCCAGCACCTCAGCAATATACCA TGGCTGTAAGAGTGGACAGTCATTGTTCCACAGCATGCACATGGAGCAGCACTTTGATCTGGAGGACTTCCTCAATGCCAGCAAG TACTTGGATGGATTCAATGAGACTGCTCAGAATATGTCAGTCAACCTGGATGGCTTGAAACTGCTAACTGACAATGGCAGACAGGGCCTACTGAGCTTTAAACAGTGTGGGATAGACAGCATCAACTACCATGAGCAATTACTACTG CTAAGCACACCAGTTGTGAAGACAGACCTTGGAGTATTTGCCAATGAACTGGATAAGAAGGCAGAAGTTCCT GCAAATGGTCAAATTAAGGAAGAATTGAAAAAAGAGGCAGAAACAACCAGACATCTGAACACCATCGTTAAGCTACAGCAGACAAATGCA GCAAAGATGAGCCAAATTGTGAGTGCCTTGAAGACTATCAGCACAGTCTACAAG GCTAATGTAGACAAAACACTGGAAAGTTTGACCCAGACAGAAGTGGCACTCCACAACCAGCTTCCTTACATTGTGGGAAAT GTGTCTCAGTGTATCATGGAGAAAGGAGAACAATCCCTGCTTCGGTACCTAGATTGGGTCCGTCATGCG ATCTTATATAAGGTCCTGGATTGCCATTGGCTTGCTGTGTCACTGGACAATGTGTATACAGCAGTCTGTCTCAATGTGGTTGATCCATTG AATGCATTCTGGCTGTGTCTGGGATGGTGTTGTGCATTCCTGGTCCCTGGAGTGATCTTCAGTATCTATACAGCCAGGCGATTGAAGCCAGAGCCCACCTTCATTAG TAAGGATACATTCATCTTGcctgagaagaagacagagaataTGAAATGCCATACAGAGAAAGCTGCATCCAACAACTACATGAGCTTAGAAGAAGTCCATGAGATGAGCATGGTTTCTGAATAA